From a single Syngnathus scovelli strain Florida chromosome 2, RoL_Ssco_1.2, whole genome shotgun sequence genomic region:
- the dclre1b gene encoding 5' exonuclease Apollo isoform X2, with protein MTVTLIDANHCPGAVMFLFEGYFGTILYTGDFRYCPSMLRELCLATKATIDVLYLDNTNCDPNRSIPSRKQATQQIKEIIRSHPDHNVVLGLYSLGKETLLVDLAREFQTWIEVSLDRMEILRILELPDVFTTEPGAGRIRVVEQRQITFAAMCQWNSEQPTLAIYPTSRPLYLFHPKLHVVPYSDHSSYQELVDFVSGLKPSSLLPIVGNGIPGSLATLLPSKKHEILVPESVQHYMRRLPENWNKSSASVRRQYARPLVPKGVVFDSPESSSKKSWVCLGQNSSSEEEEEEEEMDTDSVDCNLRESSEKIPAFKNHQDLLYTLKPNLVCTIPEEMLMSQSVPFSQLSQSNFGSLKMLQDTGALLTPRRRAIEEVTSSVSNRTGARPMSDDDDDTNVSDSDFVPLSNPNHFVALSGSLQYSDAHAERLENDILKHVVFPPEDLKLFYPLRSVIRMRSLCPIHKTNVS; from the exons ATGACGGTCACACTGATAGACGCCAACCACTGTCCGGGCGCAGTTATGTTCCTCTTTGAGGGCTACTTTGGCACCATTTTATACACCG GTGACTTTAGATATTGTCCGTCGATGCTGCGTGAGTTGTGCCTGGCGACCAAAGCCACCATCGATGTGCTGTACTTGGATAACACCAACTGTGACCCCAACCGTAGCATCCCCTCAAGAAAGCAAGCCACACAGCAAATCAAGGAAATCATCCGCAGCCACCCAGACCACAATGTTGTCTTAG GTCTCTACTCCCTCGGTAAGGAGACCCTTTTAGTAGACCTAGCCAGAGAGTTTCAAACCTGGATCGAGGTGAGTTTGGACAGGATGGAGATCCTCAGGATACTCGAGCTGCCCGACGTCTTCACCACCGAACCGGGCGCCGGCCGTATCCGCGTTGTGGAGCAGAGACAAATCACATTTGCCGCAATGTGCCAGTGGAACAGCGAACAACCCACCCTGGCCATCTATCCCACTAGCCGGCCCCTCTACCTCTTCCACCCCAAACTCCACGTGGTGCCCTACTCGGACCACTCGTCCTATCAAGAGCTGGTGGACTTTGTCAGTGGACTCAAACCTTCCTCCCTGTTGCCCATTGTTGGCAACGGCATTCCGGGAAGCCTCGCCACCTTATTACCCAGCAAAAAGCATGAAATCCTGGTGCCTGAGTCAGTGCAACACTACATGAGGAGGCTGCCGGAAAACTGGAACAAATCATCAGCCAGCGTTCGGCGCCAATATGCCCGACCACTTGTGCCTAAAGGAGTGGTGTTTGACTCTCCTGAGAGTTCAAGCAAGAAGTCTTGGGTGTGTCTGGGTCAGAATTCTTcttcggaggaggaggaggaggaagaggagatggATACTGACAGTGTTGATTGCAACCTGAGAGAATCCAGTGAGAAGATTCCCGCCTTTAAAAACCACCAAGATCTCTTGTACACGTTAAAGCCCAACTTGGTTTGCACCATCCCGGAAGAGATGTTGATGTCGCAGAGCGTGCCGTTCAGTCAACTCAGCCAAAGTAACTTTGGCTCCTTGAAAATGCTGCAGGACACCGGCGCACTACTAACGCCGCGGCGACGCGCCATCGAAGAGGTGACGTCGAGCGTTTCTAACCGGACTGGCGCTCGTCCAATGtcggacgatgatgatgacacaAATGTGTCTGACAGTGACTTTGTGCCCCTCTCCAATCCTAACCATTTTGTAGCTTTGTCGGGTTCATTGCAGTATTCTGACGCTCACGCTGAACGGCTTGAAAACGACATCTTGAAGCATGTGGTTTTTCCACCGGAGGACTTAAAGCTCTTCTACCCTTTGAGGAGTGTCATTCGCATGCGTTCCCTCTGTCCCATACACAAGACAAATGTGTCATAA
- the dclre1b gene encoding 5' exonuclease Apollo isoform X1, whose translation MSNGKIITNTPVAVDFWHVRRCPESRLFFLSHMHSDHTVGLTSTWANRPIYCSPVTASLVKVKLRVKEKWIHPLEVGDSYLLPLDDIGKENMTVTLIDANHCPGAVMFLFEGYFGTILYTGDFRYCPSMLRELCLATKATIDVLYLDNTNCDPNRSIPSRKQATQQIKEIIRSHPDHNVVLGLYSLGKETLLVDLAREFQTWIEVSLDRMEILRILELPDVFTTEPGAGRIRVVEQRQITFAAMCQWNSEQPTLAIYPTSRPLYLFHPKLHVVPYSDHSSYQELVDFVSGLKPSSLLPIVGNGIPGSLATLLPSKKHEILVPESVQHYMRRLPENWNKSSASVRRQYARPLVPKGVVFDSPESSSKKSWVCLGQNSSSEEEEEEEEMDTDSVDCNLRESSEKIPAFKNHQDLLYTLKPNLVCTIPEEMLMSQSVPFSQLSQSNFGSLKMLQDTGALLTPRRRAIEEVTSSVSNRTGARPMSDDDDDTNVSDSDFVPLSNPNHFVALSGSLQYSDAHAERLENDILKHVVFPPEDLKLFYPLRSVIRMRSLCPIHKTNVS comes from the exons ATGTCCAATGGCAAGATCATCACCAACACTCCTGTGGCTGTAGACTTCTGGCATGTTCGGAGATGTCCAGAGAGCAGACTCTTTTTCCTGTCGCACATGCACAGCGACCACACGGTCGGCCTGACGTCCACATGGGCTAACCGACCCATCTACTGTTCCCCTGTTACTGCTTCACTGGTCAAAGTTAagctgcgg GTGAAGGAGAAGTGGATCCACCCGTTGGAGGTGGGTGACTCGTACCTCCTGCCCCTTGATGACATTGGCAAAGAAAACATGACGGTCACACTGATAGACGCCAACCACTGTCCGGGCGCAGTTATGTTCCTCTTTGAGGGCTACTTTGGCACCATTTTATACACCG GTGACTTTAGATATTGTCCGTCGATGCTGCGTGAGTTGTGCCTGGCGACCAAAGCCACCATCGATGTGCTGTACTTGGATAACACCAACTGTGACCCCAACCGTAGCATCCCCTCAAGAAAGCAAGCCACACAGCAAATCAAGGAAATCATCCGCAGCCACCCAGACCACAATGTTGTCTTAG GTCTCTACTCCCTCGGTAAGGAGACCCTTTTAGTAGACCTAGCCAGAGAGTTTCAAACCTGGATCGAGGTGAGTTTGGACAGGATGGAGATCCTCAGGATACTCGAGCTGCCCGACGTCTTCACCACCGAACCGGGCGCCGGCCGTATCCGCGTTGTGGAGCAGAGACAAATCACATTTGCCGCAATGTGCCAGTGGAACAGCGAACAACCCACCCTGGCCATCTATCCCACTAGCCGGCCCCTCTACCTCTTCCACCCCAAACTCCACGTGGTGCCCTACTCGGACCACTCGTCCTATCAAGAGCTGGTGGACTTTGTCAGTGGACTCAAACCTTCCTCCCTGTTGCCCATTGTTGGCAACGGCATTCCGGGAAGCCTCGCCACCTTATTACCCAGCAAAAAGCATGAAATCCTGGTGCCTGAGTCAGTGCAACACTACATGAGGAGGCTGCCGGAAAACTGGAACAAATCATCAGCCAGCGTTCGGCGCCAATATGCCCGACCACTTGTGCCTAAAGGAGTGGTGTTTGACTCTCCTGAGAGTTCAAGCAAGAAGTCTTGGGTGTGTCTGGGTCAGAATTCTTcttcggaggaggaggaggaggaagaggagatggATACTGACAGTGTTGATTGCAACCTGAGAGAATCCAGTGAGAAGATTCCCGCCTTTAAAAACCACCAAGATCTCTTGTACACGTTAAAGCCCAACTTGGTTTGCACCATCCCGGAAGAGATGTTGATGTCGCAGAGCGTGCCGTTCAGTCAACTCAGCCAAAGTAACTTTGGCTCCTTGAAAATGCTGCAGGACACCGGCGCACTACTAACGCCGCGGCGACGCGCCATCGAAGAGGTGACGTCGAGCGTTTCTAACCGGACTGGCGCTCGTCCAATGtcggacgatgatgatgacacaAATGTGTCTGACAGTGACTTTGTGCCCCTCTCCAATCCTAACCATTTTGTAGCTTTGTCGGGTTCATTGCAGTATTCTGACGCTCACGCTGAACGGCTTGAAAACGACATCTTGAAGCATGTGGTTTTTCCACCGGAGGACTTAAAGCTCTTCTACCCTTTGAGGAGTGTCATTCGCATGCGTTCCCTCTGTCCCATACACAAGACAAATGTGTCATAA